In the genome of Peptococcaceae bacterium 1198_IL3148, the window ACAATAACCGAAGCTAACATACCAAATACTTTAAAGCAACAGCAAGGCAAAAATCAGCTGCCGTATCAAACTGGTTTAGTCTCGGTTACCGAACAAACAGAGAGGGAGTTAATTCAAAAGACACTGGAACAGGTTAATGGCAATCGCTCCCAAGCGGCTCGGATGTTAGGCATACCTCGCAGTACTTTATACTATAAAATGCATCAATTGGGGCTAATGTAACCTCTAACTCCCCTAAAGGCATGGCAAAATGCCTTTAGGGGAGTTTTTTATGTTCATTTATATTTACTATTAAAATAGTTTTTAAATTTGTAATTTAATAACGTGACAATTGTCCAAAATGTGTCAGCAAACTGTCAATGTGTATGGAATGTGGACAGATGTATACATTAGACAAACAATTTGCCGACATCCATATCACATTAAATCAAGTCAATAATTTAGCTTTACTATGGCAAATAATGATTCTGAAATTTCAATAAACTGTTGGCATGTTTCTTGCTGATATTTTAATAGAGAATATTTTGTGGATTAGGAGGTGTAAAAAATGAGAATAAATGAGCACCCCATTTTAAATTTTGAAAAGGGAAGCAAAGTAAAGTTTTATTATAACGGTCAAGCGTTAGAGGGTTATGAAGGCGAAACCATAGCAGCGGCATTGCATGCCAACGGAGTACGAACCATGAGGGAAAGCATTCATCTACATCGGCCCCGGGGTCTGTTTTGCAATATCGGCAACTGTTCTTCGTGTTTGATGGTTGTTGATGGAAAACCCAACGTTAGGGTATGTGTCGAAAAACTGCGGGCGGGTATGTATGTGGAAACCCAGAAAGGGAAGGGTGAATTAAAGTGAGGCAAACCGAAATTTGTATTATCGGCGGAGGACCTGCAGGTTTAACTGCAGCTCTAAAAGCTGCTAACCTAGGGGCCTCGGTAACAGTAATTGATAGGAATGATTATCTTGGTGGCCAATTAATTAAGCAAACCCATCGCTTCTTTGGGTCAAAACAACAGCGGGCATCGGAGCGAGGTATTAATATAGCAAAGGAATTGGCCGAGGCTGTACATAATCACGACAAAATTACTGTTTTCACCGGTGCCACCGTGCTGGGTTATTACAAAGATGGTGTAATCACGGTGGAACATAACGAAAAGTTGATAACAATAAAACCAGCAAAAGCAATAGTGGCCACCGGCGGTGCTGAAAAAAATCTACTGTTCCCTAACAATGATTTGCCAGGCATTTACGGTGCCGGTGCAGTGCAGACGCTGGTGAATGTTTATGGTGTTAAACCAGGCAAAAGGGTTCTGATGGTTGGTGCCGGAAACATTGGTGTAATCGTCAGCTATCAACTCTTGCAAGCGGGCATAGAAGTGGTGGCTATTATCGAGGCTGCGCCAAAAATAGGAGCCTACTGGGTACATGCTTCTAAAGTGGTGCGAGCAGGGGTGCCAATTTATACCAAGCATACCATTAAACGAGCTTGGGGGGAGAAAGAAGTGGCCGGTGCCACTATAGTTCAGTTGGATGATAATTGGCAACCAGTGCCCGGAACGGAAATGGATTTAGATGTGGATGTAATTTGTTTGTCGGTGGGATTGAGTCCCCTCACCGAGCTATTATGGCAGGCGGGTTGTGAGATGAAATTTGTACCTGAGCTTGGGGGTCATGTGCCGATAAGAAACCAACAATTGGAAACAACAGTTGCCGGTGTATATGTGGCCGGAGACGTCGGCGGTATTGAAGAAGCCTCTGCAGCCATGATGGAGGGTGCGTTGGCCGGGTTAAATGCAGCTAAGGCCTTGGGTTATGATGCACCGGACTTTAAGGAACAACAGGCCGATGTAATTAAAGAGCTAACCGGACTGAGATCGGGTCCGGTGGGAGAAAAAATTCTTCATGGTATGGCTAAAGTGGTTAGATAACCTCGTTGAACGAAAGGAGGAATGGATATGTTGGCCCAAAATGGTATCCCCACACCGAAAGATATTGCTCAGGTAATGCCCAACGCCGACAGGCTTGCTAAAGGCCCGGTGGCCATGGCTGAGTGTTTTCAAAATATTCCTTGTGACCCTTGTTATCACAGTTGTAAACGCCAAGCAATACAGCCCTTTAAAGATATTAATGAGCGTCCACAAATAGATCACCAAAAGTGCAATGGTTGTGGCCTGTGCTTAATGCGTTGCCCAGGTTTGGCAATTTTCATTATAGATGAGACATATAGCGAACAGCAAGCGTTAGTGAAACTGCCCTATGAATATTTGCCTTTGCCTGGGGTAGGAGAAGTTGTGGCTGCAGTTAATCGGGCCGGTGAAATCGTCGGCGAAGCTAAGGTGGTTAAGGTACAATCGGGGCAAAATCTTGATGGTACCAGTGTTGTATGGTTGGCAGTACCAAAGGATTTATCCATGGAAGTTCGTCATTTTAAAATTAAGGGGGTGCGGTAATGTCTGGATGTAAAAGCGATGGTCATGATGTCAACATAGTGTGCCGCTGTGAAGATATCACGTTGGAAGAAATCCGCGCCTACTTAAAACAGGGCATAACGGATCTGGAAATGTTGAAGCGGCTACTGCGGGTGGGGATGGGACCCTGCCAAGGTCGGACTTGTACGCCGATTATTATTCGTGAAATTGCCGCCGCCACCGGTAAACCGGTGGAAGATATTATGCCCACTACCTTCAGACCACCAACCACACCTGTAAAACTGGGTGTGCTGGCAGCAGGGGGTGAAGATAATGACTAGGACGACAGATGCAATAGTTATTGGTGGCGGAATCGTCGGCTGCTCCACCGCCTACAACCTTGCTAAATTAGGGTGTAAAAAGGTGGTGGTAATTGAGGAAAAGTACCTGGCCAGCGGAGCCACCGGTCGCTGTGGTGCAGGTTTTAGAATGCAGTGGGGATCCGAGCCAAACTGCTTG includes:
- a CDS encoding 4Fe-4S dicluster domain-containing protein — protein: MLAQNGIPTPKDIAQVMPNADRLAKGPVAMAECFQNIPCDPCYHSCKRQAIQPFKDINERPQIDHQKCNGCGLCLMRCPGLAIFIIDETYSEQQALVKLPYEYLPLPGVGEVVAAVNRAGEIVGEAKVVKVQSGQNLDGTSVVWLAVPKDLSMEVRHFKIKGVR
- a CDS encoding (2Fe-2S)-binding protein gives rise to the protein MSGCKSDGHDVNIVCRCEDITLEEIRAYLKQGITDLEMLKRLLRVGMGPCQGRTCTPIIIREIAAATGKPVEDIMPTTFRPPTTPVKLGVLAAGGEDND
- a CDS encoding NAD(P)/FAD-dependent oxidoreductase, with amino-acid sequence MRQTEICIIGGGPAGLTAALKAANLGASVTVIDRNDYLGGQLIKQTHRFFGSKQQRASERGINIAKELAEAVHNHDKITVFTGATVLGYYKDGVITVEHNEKLITIKPAKAIVATGGAEKNLLFPNNDLPGIYGAGAVQTLVNVYGVKPGKRVLMVGAGNIGVIVSYQLLQAGIEVVAIIEAAPKIGAYWVHASKVVRAGVPIYTKHTIKRAWGEKEVAGATIVQLDDNWQPVPGTEMDLDVDVICLSVGLSPLTELLWQAGCEMKFVPELGGHVPIRNQQLETTVAGVYVAGDVGGIEEASAAMMEGALAGLNAAKALGYDAPDFKEQQADVIKELTGLRSGPVGEKILHGMAKVVR
- a CDS encoding (2Fe-2S)-binding protein, which gives rise to MRINEHPILNFEKGSKVKFYYNGQALEGYEGETIAAALHANGVRTMRESIHLHRPRGLFCNIGNCSSCLMVVDGKPNVRVCVEKLRAGMYVETQKGKGELK